The Macellibacteroides fermentans genome contains the following window.
TAATCGCAAGCAAGCAATCGTCCGGTCCGCCCGATACCAGTCTGAATCTCATCGGCCATGAATAACACCTGATGAGCCTTGCATAGATCGTAACAGCTTTTCAGATAGCCGTCGTCCGGCACTACTACACCGGCTTCACCCTGAATAGGCTCCACTAAAAAACCGGTGACATCCGGATCCTGTAAAGCAACACGCAAAGCCTCGGTGTCATTATACGGAACTTTGATGAATCCCGGAGTATAGGGCCCGAATCCGGCATAGGAGCTCGGATCGGTCGACATCGATATCACGGTAATGGTACGTCCATGGAAATTATCACCACAAACAATGATCTTGGCGCAGTCGGGAGCCACGCCTTTCCGCCGGTATCCCCAACGTCTGCAAAGCTTCAAAGCCGTTTCAACAGCTTCAGCTCCGGTATTCATAGGTAATAATTTATCGTATCCGAAGAAATGACAGGCATATTCCATATACTCGCCCAATACATCCGAATGGAAAGCTCTGGATACAAGGGCCAGCTTCTGAGCCTGGCCGACTAACGCATCTACAATTCGGGGGTGACAGTGTCCCTGACTGAGCGCCGAGTATCCTGCAAGGAAATCAATGTATCTGTTTCCATCCACATCCCATACATAAACGCCTTCTCCCCGCTCCAACACCACCGGAAGCGGATGGTAATTGTGAGCTCCATAATTCTCCTCCCGAAGAATGTAAGCATCTGTTTTCATAACGATATCCTGTTAAATATTGCACATACTGTTAGTAGTAAAAAGGTTACAATACTCAAAGATAGTATGATAAGTAACAAAATGATAATCTACAGTCTATGTTAAGAAACACATATTAAATAAAAAAACCTCCTTGTTCCATAGAAAGGAACAGAGGAGGCTCTATATATCATAGTACGATTACTTAGGGTTGAACCGTAAGGTGATTCTTTAGCGGATTCGAATACATCTGCAATATTTTGGTGCGCAGGAAGTCTTCGTCCTTGTTTGGTATTACAATCTTGTCAAGCTGTCCCTGAAGGTATTCTTCAAAGGCTTTCTTATCCTTCTGTCCGTAATTAGCACTGAATCGTGTGCCTCCGTACAACATATCGTAAGCAAGGTAGTTACACGGATAGAAACGGTAATGTCTGTAAATCTCCTGATCGATGGCCGATGCCACGGCAGTAATCAGTTCGCTTTTCTCCATTCCCCGATCCAACTTGGCCAGTTCCTTGTTTATGGGTGAGCCCAGTGTAAAATGCACACGCCCTTTATTGTAAAGAAGACCTGTTTCCATGGCCAGTAAATCGTCGCGCTGACTCTTAACAAAATCAGGATTGTCGCGTTTTTGCTGGAACTCCTGCGCTTTCAGAAAATCGCACGGGTCATATTCGTAAGAAATAGCTACCGGAACAATATTAAGTTCCATCATATTGGTAAGGAAATCTTTTGTCCCCCCCATATTCAACATCTTCAGAACGCTTCCCTGGGTACGATCGTCCGAATCTTTTGATCTGCCTTCACGTTGTGCAATCCATACAGATTCTTTAGTCTCCTTGATTGTGTGATGCATGTAGGCAGATAAAGTCTGACTAACCTCCAGCATCTGGCGTACAGACACTCCTCTTTTAACTATAAAGCTGTTGTTAAGCCTAACCAGCGTTTCAATCCAGGGACGGATCATCAGGTTATCGCCGATGGCCACTTGAGTCATACCGTGCCCCACATCGTAAAGCATCACATTCAGAAAAGCTGCATCCAGAACAATATCCCTGTGATTTGATATAAAAGTACAAGGTTCTTTCGGCAAACGACTCTTACCAGAAATCGTTAGCGAAAAAGTTGTTTTTTTTGCAACTGTCATCACCGCATTATAAGCCATTACCGACTTAAAATCTTCTTTCGTTTTAAAAGATCGCATCAATGCAGAAAACTCTGTCCAATTCAAATCGGGCATTATGTAACGCAAAGCACGTTCAAAATCGTCGGAAGCAAGCAACTTTTCAATTGCATCTTTCACCTCATTGTTGTTGAGAGGTCTAATCTCATCAAAATTGGGAGAAACTGTTTCTTTATCCATATTTTTTTAAATTATTGGCAAATCTTATTTAGTTCATTTCCGATAATATCAGACATCACATCTTTGATGTCTAATCCGGCAGCACGAACCTGCTGAGGAATAAAACTGGTGGCCGTCATACCCGGTGTTGTATTGATATCAAGTAATTTGGGTTCACCGTTTGCCTCAATGATGTAATCCACACGAATGATTCCTTTAGCACCCAGAATGTCGTATATACGTAAAGTTTCACGTTGAATCCGTTCTGCCAGTTCTGCCGGAATACGGGCTGGGGTAATCTCCTCGACCTGTCCGTTATATTTTGCATCAAAGTCAAAAAACTCATTGGATGTAACTACCTCCGTAAGCGGAAAAACAACTTCTTTCCCCTTTACTTTATAACAACCACAAGTTACTTCTGTTCCGGAAATATAGCTCTCAATTAATACTTCCTCTCCTTCTTCGAACGCTTTGGCGATCGCCCCGTTCAGTTCGGTAATCTCTTTCACTTTGGTAACCCCAAAACTGGAACCTCCGTCGTTAGGTTTTACAAACACAGGTAAGCCCAGATATTCTACAATAGCCTGATCAGACCATGCTTCTCCTTTAAACAACCGAACTGAGTCAGCAACATTTACACCAAAACTCTTCAAATAATTGTTACATACAAATTTGTTGAAGGTTATGGAGGCAGCCAACACACCACAGCAGGAATAAGGCATTCCTATCAAGTCGAAATAGCCCTGCAACAAGCCATTTTCTCCCGGAGTACCATGTATGGTGATATATGCAAAGTCGAAACGCACCACTTGTCCGTTTTCGACAAAACTAAAATCGTTCTTATTGATCGGAGCCGATCCACCATCGGTCAGCCTTACAGACCAATCTCCTTTTTTAAGGATAACCACATACAGGTTAAATTTATCCTTGTCAATAAACGAGTAAATACCTTCTGCACTCTTTAATGAAACAACCACTTCGGAGGAATCTCCCCCTGCAACTATTGCAATGTTCTTTTTCATTTTTTACAACTCTTTGTTATTTACATATGTTCGCCATTTATTGATCAATTGCGTCATATCGTCGGGCATATCTGTATCAAAAAACATTTCCTGACCGGTAGATGGATGAACAAAACCCAATGTTTTGGCATGTAAAGCCTGTCTTGGGCAAATTGCGAAACAATTTTGCA
Protein-coding sequences here:
- the rocD gene encoding ornithine--oxo-acid transaminase gives rise to the protein MKTDAYILREENYGAHNYHPLPVVLERGEGVYVWDVDGNRYIDFLAGYSALSQGHCHPRIVDALVGQAQKLALVSRAFHSDVLGEYMEYACHFFGYDKLLPMNTGAEAVETALKLCRRWGYRRKGVAPDCAKIIVCGDNFHGRTITVISMSTDPSSYAGFGPYTPGFIKVPYNDTEALRVALQDPDVTGFLVEPIQGEAGVVVPDDGYLKSCYDLCKAHQVLFMADEIQTGIGRTGRLLACDYEDVHPDILILGKALSGGMYPVSAVLANDDIMLTIAPGEHGSTYGGSPMAASVAIASLSVVRDEQLTRNAFEMGELFRNEIAKINNPMLLKVRGKGLLNAVVTRPMEHKTAWDICLALKENGLLAKPTHGDIIRFTPPLIITKEQMMDSIAIIRKTLDAFGK
- a CDS encoding 1-acyl-sn-glycerol-3-phosphate acyltransferase, whose protein sequence is MDKETVSPNFDEIRPLNNNEVKDAIEKLLASDDFERALRYIMPDLNWTEFSALMRSFKTKEDFKSVMAYNAVMTVAKKTTFSLTISGKSRLPKEPCTFISNHRDIVLDAAFLNVMLYDVGHGMTQVAIGDNLMIRPWIETLVRLNNSFIVKRGVSVRQMLEVSQTLSAYMHHTIKETKESVWIAQREGRSKDSDDRTQGSVLKMLNMGGTKDFLTNMMELNIVPVAISYEYDPCDFLKAQEFQQKRDNPDFVKSQRDDLLAMETGLLYNKGRVHFTLGSPINKELAKLDRGMEKSELITAVASAIDQEIYRHYRFYPCNYLAYDMLYGGTRFSANYGQKDKKAFEEYLQGQLDKIVIPNKDEDFLRTKILQMYSNPLKNHLTVQP
- a CDS encoding D-alanine--D-alanine ligase, yielding MKKNIAIVAGGDSSEVVVSLKSAEGIYSFIDKDKFNLYVVILKKGDWSVRLTDGGSAPINKNDFSFVENGQVVRFDFAYITIHGTPGENGLLQGYFDLIGMPYSCCGVLAASITFNKFVCNNYLKSFGVNVADSVRLFKGEAWSDQAIVEYLGLPVFVKPNDGGSSFGVTKVKEITELNGAIAKAFEEGEEVLIESYISGTEVTCGCYKVKGKEVVFPLTEVVTSNEFFDFDAKYNGQVEEITPARIPAELAERIQRETLRIYDILGAKGIIRVDYIIEANGEPKLLDINTTPGMTATSFIPQQVRAAGLDIKDVMSDIIGNELNKICQ